The sequence CGCGCTCGTGGACGCTTGACGGCTGGGCGAGCCCCGGCGCGTCCGCGCCCGACGAGGCCTTCGACCGGCTCGTCGGCATGCCGGGGACGTTCCGCAGCTCCGGCCGCTTCGAGGGGCGCCCCGAGCACCGGGCGTCGAGCGCGTTCGACGGCCTCGCGCGACCGTGGCTCGGCGCCTGGCTCGAAGGCCGGCCGGCGTGGATCGAGTGGGTCACCGAGCGGCGGACGGTGCGCCGGCTGACGCTCGACCCGGTCGACGGCGTCCGTCGCCCGACGAGCGTGCGGCTGATCGTCGACGGCACCGCCTCACCACCGCTGGAGGTCACGGGCGGGGTCGTCGAACTGCCGCGTCCAGTCACGGGCAGCCGGTTCCGGCTCCAGATCCTGCGCGCGGTCGGCGACACGCCCGCCGCGCGCGAGCGCCGCGCGGTCGGGATCGCGGAGATCCGCGGGGCGGGCGTCACGGTCGAGCCGCGCCTCGCCGGCCCGCTGCCGGAGGACTGCGTGCTGGCCGGCACGGTCGGTGGTCGACCGATCCGGCTCCGGGCGGCCGGCACGATCCAGGACCTCGACGCCGGCCGCCCGGTCCGCGTCAACGGCTGCGACACCGTGGCGCTCCCCGCGGGCGAGACCCGCCTCGAGCTCCCCGCGGGCGTGCTCGCGCCGTACCTGCTGCGCCTGCGGTCCGGGTCGAGCGCCGCCGCCGCGGCGCCGGGGCGCGTCGTCGATGCGGGCAGAGCCGGCCACGACGGCAGCCGCACGGACGTGCGCGTGGCGCTCGACGCGCCCGCCCGCCTCGTGCTCGCGGAGAGCTACAACCCGGGCCGCCGGGCCACCTGCGACGGCGTGGACCTCGGTCCGCCGGAGCTCGGCGCCGCGTTCGGCACCGCCTGGCGCGTCCCGGCGACCTGCGAGCACGTCGAGATCGCGTTCGCGCCCAACCGCACGGTGAAGGCGGGCTACGCCGTGTCGCTCGTCGCCATCGTCCCGCTCCTGCTCGTGCTGCTGCGCCGCCGCGGGCCCACCCCGCAGGTCGTTCCGCCGCAGCCGCAGGACGAGACGCCCACACCGCGGTTCTCCGCCCGGCGCGCCGCGCTGGTCGCCGTGCCGGCCGCGCTGGCGCTCGGGTTCGTCTTCGCCGCCCGCGCGACGCCGCTGTTCGCCGTGCTCGTCTTCCTCGTGCTCTACCGCGGGACCGGCGCCAAGCCGCTGGCCGCGGCGGGCGGCGCCATCCTCGCGGTCGCGGTTCCGCTGCTGACGCTGCTCATCCGGCCCGAGAACCGTGGCGGGTTCAACCCCGAGTACCCGGCCGACCGGATCGTCGTCCACTGGGTCGCCGTCGCCGGCGTCACGTTGCTGCTGCTGGCCCTGGCGCGGGTACTCAGTAGGGCCAGCGCGCGTCGGGGTCGAGCCCCAGACGCTCCGCCCAGCGCCGCCGCCCCGCCACGACCAGCACCTTGATCGCCACGTTGCGGGCGAACCACGGCAGCTCGGCCAGGTGGCGAGCGACGTCGCGTGCGCGCTCGCCCGCGGTCGGCGCGTCCACGCGGCGCTCGTACTCGGCGAGGCTGCGCGACCGGCCGACGTAGCGCCAGCGCGCAGAGCCCGCGCACTCGGCCAGCAGGGCGAGGGTCACGCCGATCGACGAGAACGAGTCGTGCACGAGCATCACGCCGCCCGGCGCGACCCGGCGGCCCCAGTCCCGCAGATCCTCGCGCGCGGGCCCGAAGCGGTGCGCGCCGTCGACGAACAGCAGGGACAGCGGGCCGGTCACGTCACCGTGCGCGTCGGCTGAGAACGAGCGGACGTGGCGCACGCGGTCGGCCACGCCGAAGCGCGCCAGGTTGGCGTGGAAGACCTCGAAGTCCGAGTCGCCGCGGGCGGCGTCGGCCTCGATCTCCTGCGGCCCGCGGTCGGAGCCGGCGTGCGGGTCGATCGCGACCACCGAGCCGGCGGCCCGCGCCAGCACGACCGCCGAGCGGCCCCGGAACGACCCGATCTCGACGACGGCGCCGGCGGGCCGCGGCCGTGCGCCGGCCGCGGCGAGCCGGGCGATCTGGTCGGAGCTGAGCCAGCCCTCCTCGGGAAGATCAGTCAATCGCGGCCACCGTGCGCCGGCCGGGCAGCAGGCCGATCGCCAGGACCGAGAGCGCCGCCGCGGCCTGCAGGCCGAGGACGATCGCCGCGAAGGTGACCAGCGACTCGATGCCGAGCCCGCCCAGCAGCGCGATCTCGGCCACCGCGACCGCGGCCAGCGCGGGCAGGAACGACACGCGGCCCAGCGCGAGCATGTACTGCACCGCCAGGTAGCCGATGGCCAGCAGCGTCATCGCGCAGCCGAGCACGAACAGCGCATCCGCGGCGACCACGGTCTCCGGCCCGAACGCGAGCCGCAGGACCGTCGCGGGGGCGATCGCGTAGACGATCAGCATCGGCACCGCCACGGCGCCGACCACCGCGAGCGCCCGCGCCAGCACCGGCCGCGGGTCGCGACCGTCGCGCGCGGCGCGCGTCGCCTCCGGCAGCAGGTACAGCCCGATCCCGATCGCCACCCACACGACCGCCTTGGCAGCCACGGCGGCCGCGGCGTACGCGCCGGCGGCGTCGCCGCCGATCTGGCGCTTGACCATGATCACGTCGACGTTCTGCAGCATCGCGATCAGCAGCAGGCCGACCACGGCGGGCCAGGCGCCGCCGACGAGGTCGAGGAGGCGACGCGGCGCGAACCGGTCCGCGGACAGCGGGAAGCGGTGCCGGCCGACCCACCACAGGCCGAGCGCGGTCGCCAGGAGCGCCAGCGGCGTGCCCAGGTAGGCGCCCGTCACGCCGAGCCCGGCGACGAACAGCAGGATCCCGAAGCCGACGCGCCCGGCCGACTCGAAGACCACCGACCACGCGACCGGCTTGTAGGCGTGCACGCCCTGCAGCGCGCCGCGTTCGACGGAGAGGAGCAGCCACAGCGCCCCGGTGGGCAGCGTCGCGGCGGCGGCCCATACCTCGTCGACCGAGATCAGGTCGGCGATCTGCTGGCGCAGGAGGACTGCCGCGACGGCCACCCCGAGCGCGGTCATCAGCAGCCGCCGGCGCCAGACCCAGAGCGTCGCGGACATCTGCTCGGGCGAGCCGAGCCGCCCGAGCGCGACCTCGCGTGCCACCGCCACCTGCAGCGCGGAGCCCGGCACCGCGAGGATCACGAAGGTCGAGATGACGGCCGCGAGCGACCCGTAGTCCTCGGCGCCCAGCAGGCGGGCGAACAGCACGGTGAAGACGACCGCGAACGCGTTGTTGACCATCGTGGCCGCGGCCATGCCGACGGCCTTCAAGGTCTCGCTGCGCGAGAGCTGCGTGCGCACCTTCACCGGCTCACGCTCGCGCGCGGCCTCGAGCACGTCCAAGGTCTCCTGCGCCGTGCGCGCCCACGTGAAGCGGGCGGCGCGCTCCTGGGCGGCGGCGCCCATCCGCTGGCGCAGCCCGGGCTCCTCGACGAGCCGGCGCACGTTCGTCACCAGGCCCTCGACGTCGTCGGCGAGCAGGCCGGTCTCGCCGTCCACGATCGACTCCGGGAGCCCGCCGACCGCGAGCGCCGCGCTCGGCGTGCCGCAGGTCGCGGCCTCCATCACGGTCAGGCACCAGCCTTCGGCGGACGAGGCCGTGAGGTTCACCCACGCCGTCGCGTACAGGGACGCCTTTACGTCTTCACTGACGTGGCCATGGAGGATCACGCGGTCGCCGAGCCCGCGGCGCGCGATCTCCGCCTCGAGGTCCGGGCGATGGTCGCCCTCGCCGGCGACGTCGAGCACGGCGCCCGGGATGCCCTCGAGCACGTCGAGCAGCAGCTCGATCCGCTTGTAGCGCTTGAGCCGCCCGAGGTACAAGAGCCGCGGCGTCTCCGAGCGCGGCGGGAGCTCCTGCTCGAACGGCACGACGCCCAGGTAGCCGACGTGCACGTCCTCCGCGGGGACGCCCAGCGCGACGATGTCCGCCTTCGCCGACTCCGAGATCGTCAAGAACGGCGAGGAGCCGCCGTACAGGAGCTTCAACGGCGCCGTCTCGAGCGCCAGGGCGGCCACCGCGCCGACCCGGCCGAGCTCGGTGACGTAGTGATCGCGGTGGATGTGGTGCACGAGCGTCACGCGCGGCTTGCCCGACAGCCACAGCGGCGTGAGGAAGGCGATCCCGTTCACCACCTCGAGCACGACGTCGGCGTCGCGCGCGAGCCCGCGCCGGACAGCCCATGCCGCGCGCGCGAACACCGTGCGCCGCGAGCCCATGTGGTGCAGCTCGAGCCCTTCGGCGGGCGTCGAGACGCGCTCGGCACCGTCGTACGTGCCGGCCACGACCGTGACCTTGTGGCCCCATTCCAACCAGTACGCCACCTGACCGAAGAGGTTCGCGCCCGTGCCGCCGCCCTGCGGGTGCGTCCAGTCGCGATCGGTCAGCAACAGAATGTGGGCCATCGCGGGAGGACCGTAGCCGATGCACCGGTCTACACTGGCCCGCTCATGTCGCTCCGTCACGCCATGACCATCGCCGCTGCCGCGATCGCGCTCGCGCCCGCGTCCGCCTTCGCCCAGGGCGCCGGTGACGACCAGTACAACGATCCGTTCGGGGACGAGGAGTCGCAGGAGGCCACGCCGGCGCCGACGGCCCAGGCCCCCGCGCCGACCGCCACGCCCGGGCCCGCCACGCCGTCGCAGGCCACGCCCGTGCCGTCGGGCCCGCAGGCCACCGCGACGCCCGCGCCGGGCGGGCCGAGCCTCCCGTACACGGGGATCGACGGCTGGCCGATCGCCATCGGAGGAGCGCTTCTGCTTGGCTCCGGCCTCGCGTTGCGGGCGCGCCTCCGTGACACGGTCTGAGCTGACCGCCGGACCGGAGGCCACCGAGCAGGCCGGCGCGCAGCTGGCGCGGACGCTCGCGCCCGGCGACGTCGTGCTGGTGTCAGGTGATCTGGGCGCGGGGAAGACGACGTTCGTGCGCGGCGCGCTCCGCAGTCTCGGGGTCGAAGGACCGATCACGTCGCCGACGTTCGTGGTCGGCCATCAGCACGAGGGCACGAGCGGCCCGCTTTCGCATCTGGATCTCTATAGGCTCGCGGGCATGACGGGTGAGGATCCTGGACTGCTCGACCCGTTCTTCGCGGACGACGCGATCGTGTTCATCGAGTGGCCAGAGCAGGCGATGGACGCGTTCCCGCCGGAGCGCGTCAAGCACCGCGTGCGCCTCGCGCACGCGGGCGGGGACCAGCGCCGGATCGAGGTGGAGTCGTGACGGGAGGCGCGATCGTCGGCATCGACACGTCGACCAAGGCGACCTCCGTCGCGGTCGTGGTGCCGGGCGGACGCGAGGTCGAGCGCCGCGACGACCCGCTGCCCAACGAGCAGCCGCGCCACGCGGAGGTCCTGCAGCCGCTGATCGAGCGCGCGCTCGAGCAGGCGGCGACGTCGTGGGACGAGGTGACCCGGATCTGCGTCGGCGTCGGCCCCGGCGGGTTCACCGGGCTCCGGCTCGGCATCTCGACCGCGCGGGCGCTCGCGCAGGGGCACGACGTCGAGGTCGTCGGCGTGTCGAGCCTCGAGGCCCTGGCTCGCGGGGTCGAGCTGGCGAGCCCCAAGGAGCTCGACCTGCCCGGCCATCCCGAGGTCGCCGGTCCGGTCCTGGCCGTGATCGACGCGCGCCGCGGCGAGGTGTTCGCCGCGATCTACCGCCATCACCGCACCACGATGGAGCCCGGGGTCTTCCCGCCGGCGGAGCTCGCCGAGCGCGTCGCGGCCCGGCGCGAGTGGGGGCGGAGCCCGATGCTGGGCGTCGGCGACGGAGCGGTACGCTTCAGGGCGGAGCTCGAACGGGCCGGAGTGGCGGTGCCGTCCGACGGCTCCCGCGCCCACCGCGTCAGCGCCTTGATGGTGTGTCGGCTGGGACGTGCGCGAGATGCCGTCGATCGCGACGCCCTGCTCCCGGAATACCACCGAGAGCCGGACGCCGTCCCGCCTTCACCACCTCAGTGACCGCACCCCCAGCCGCCGCGATCGAAGTCCGCCGCCTCACCTACGCCGACCTGCCGCAGGTCGTGGCGATCGAGCGCCGAGCGTTCACGTCGCCGTGGTCGCTGGCGATGTTCGTGCTGGAGCTGTCGAAGCCCACGGGGATCTGCCTGGCGGCCGAGCTGCCGTCGTCCGGCCCTGAGCCGGAGCTCGGTGGGTACCTGATCTGCTCGCGCTACGACACGGTCTGGCACGTGATGAACGTGGCCGTGGACACCACCCAGCGGCGCCGCGGCATCGCGACCGCGATGATCGAGTCGCTGCTCTCGCGCGTGGAGCGCGACGCGCAGCTGACGCTCGAGGTCCGCAAGAGCAACGCGGGCGCGATCCGGCTGTACGAGGGCTTCGGCTTTAGGTCCGCCGGGGTGAGAAGGCGCTATTACGCAGACAACGGCGAGGACGCGCTGATCATGTGGCGGACGCCCGCCACGCTGCGTGGTTCTCTGGAAGACGTACCTGGAACATGATCCTGGCCATAGAAACGAGCTGCGACGACACGTGCGCCGCCGTCGTCACGCGCGACGGTGAGATCCGCTCGAACGTCGTCTCCTCCCAAGGCGTGCACGCGCGCTTCGGCGGCGTCGTGCCCGAGTGGGCCTCCCGCCATCACCTCGAGTTGGTGAACCTGGTCGTCGACCAGGCGATGGAAGGCTCCGACTGGGACGACGTCGAGGCGGTCGCCGTCACCCAGGGCCCTGGCCTGGTGGGCGCGCTGCTGATCGGCGTGGCCACCGCGAAGGGGCTGGCCGCCTCGCGCCGGCTGCCGCTGATCCCGGTCAACCACCTGCAGGGCCACGTCGCCGCGAACTTCCTCGGCGGCTTCGAGCCGCCGTTCCTGTGCCTGGTCGCCAGCGGCGGGCACACGTTCCTCGCGCGGGTGACCGACCACGCGGGCTACGAGACGCTCGGCCAGACGCTCGACGACGCCGCCGGCGAGGCGTTCGACAAGGGCGCGCGGCTGCTCGGCCTCGGCTACCCGGGCGGGCCGGCGCTGTCCAAGCTGGCGCTCGAGGGCGACCCGACCGCCTTCAAGTTCCCGACCGCCGCGAAGGTCGCCGGCTACGACTTCTCGTTCGCGGGCCTGAAGACCGCGCTCCTGTACAAGGTGCGCGAGCTGGGCGACGACGCCCAGCGCCTGAAGGCCGATCTGGCCGCCTCCTACGAGCACGCGATCGTCGAGGCCCTGATCCTGCGCATCACGCGTGCCCTCGAGCACGAGGCCGACCCGCGGATCGCGATCGGCGGCGGCGTCGCCGCGAACCGCCTGCTGCGCGAGCGCGCCCAGTCGCTCGGCGTCCCCGTCCACGTCCCGCCGCACGCGTTGTGCACGGACAACGCGGCGATGATCGCCTCGGCGGCCCGCTACCTCGAGCCGACGCCGTACCCGGACTACCTGGCGCTGGACGCCTACGCGACCAAACGCGCCGCCTGACGTGGCGGAGGGCGACGAGGGGCGGCACACGGACGCGGCCGCGGGCGGCGAGCCCGCGCC comes from Solirubrobacter pauli and encodes:
- the tsaD gene encoding tRNA (adenosine(37)-N6)-threonylcarbamoyltransferase complex transferase subunit TsaD codes for the protein MILAIETSCDDTCAAVVTRDGEIRSNVVSSQGVHARFGGVVPEWASRHHLELVNLVVDQAMEGSDWDDVEAVAVTQGPGLVGALLIGVATAKGLAASRRLPLIPVNHLQGHVAANFLGGFEPPFLCLVASGGHTFLARVTDHAGYETLGQTLDDAAGEAFDKGARLLGLGYPGGPALSKLALEGDPTAFKFPTAAKVAGYDFSFAGLKTALLYKVRELGDDAQRLKADLAASYEHAIVEALILRITRALEHEADPRIAIGGGVAANRLLRERAQSLGVPVHVPPHALCTDNAAMIASAARYLEPTPYPDYLALDAYATKRAA
- the rimI gene encoding ribosomal protein S18-alanine N-acetyltransferase; this translates as MTAPPAAAIEVRRLTYADLPQVVAIERRAFTSPWSLAMFVLELSKPTGICLAAELPSSGPEPELGGYLICSRYDTVWHVMNVAVDTTQRRRGIATAMIESLLSRVERDAQLTLEVRKSNAGAIRLYEGFGFRSAGVRRRYYADNGEDALIMWRTPATLRGSLEDVPGT
- a CDS encoding class I SAM-dependent methyltransferase; this translates as MTDLPEEGWLSSDQIARLAAAGARPRPAGAVVEIGSFRGRSAVVLARAAGSVVAIDPHAGSDRGPQEIEADAARGDSDFEVFHANLARFGVADRVRHVRSFSADAHGDVTGPLSLLFVDGAHRFGPAREDLRDWGRRVAPGGVMLVHDSFSSIGVTLALLAECAGSARWRYVGRSRSLAEYERRVDAPTAGERARDVARHLAELPWFARNVAIKVLVVAGRRRWAERLGLDPDARWPY
- the tsaB gene encoding tRNA (adenosine(37)-N6)-threonylcarbamoyltransferase complex dimerization subunit type 1 TsaB codes for the protein MTGGAIVGIDTSTKATSVAVVVPGGREVERRDDPLPNEQPRHAEVLQPLIERALEQAATSWDEVTRICVGVGPGGFTGLRLGISTARALAQGHDVEVVGVSSLEALARGVELASPKELDLPGHPEVAGPVLAVIDARRGEVFAAIYRHHRTTMEPGVFPPAELAERVAARREWGRSPMLGVGDGAVRFRAELERAGVAVPSDGSRAHRVSALMVCRLGRARDAVDRDALLPEYHREPDAVPPSPPQ
- a CDS encoding glycosyltransferase, producing the protein MAHILLLTDRDWTHPQGGGTGANLFGQVAYWLEWGHKVTVVAGTYDGAERVSTPAEGLELHHMGSRRTVFARAAWAVRRGLARDADVVLEVVNGIAFLTPLWLSGKPRVTLVHHIHRDHYVTELGRVGAVAALALETAPLKLLYGGSSPFLTISESAKADIVALGVPAEDVHVGYLGVVPFEQELPPRSETPRLLYLGRLKRYKRIELLLDVLEGIPGAVLDVAGEGDHRPDLEAEIARRGLGDRVILHGHVSEDVKASLYATAWVNLTASSAEGWCLTVMEAATCGTPSAALAVGGLPESIVDGETGLLADDVEGLVTNVRRLVEEPGLRQRMGAAAQERAARFTWARTAQETLDVLEAAREREPVKVRTQLSRSETLKAVGMAAATMVNNAFAVVFTVLFARLLGAEDYGSLAAVISTFVILAVPGSALQVAVAREVALGRLGSPEQMSATLWVWRRRLLMTALGVAVAAVLLRQQIADLISVDEVWAAAATLPTGALWLLLSVERGALQGVHAYKPVAWSVVFESAGRVGFGILLFVAGLGVTGAYLGTPLALLATALGLWWVGRHRFPLSADRFAPRRLLDLVGGAWPAVVGLLLIAMLQNVDVIMVKRQIGGDAAGAYAAAAVAAKAVVWVAIGIGLYLLPEATRAARDGRDPRPVLARALAVVGAVAVPMLIVYAIAPATVLRLAFGPETVVAADALFVLGCAMTLLAIGYLAVQYMLALGRVSFLPALAAVAVAEIALLGGLGIESLVTFAAIVLGLQAAAALSVLAIGLLPGRRTVAAID
- the tsaE gene encoding tRNA (adenosine(37)-N6)-threonylcarbamoyltransferase complex ATPase subunit type 1 TsaE, producing MTRSELTAGPEATEQAGAQLARTLAPGDVVLVSGDLGAGKTTFVRGALRSLGVEGPITSPTFVVGHQHEGTSGPLSHLDLYRLAGMTGEDPGLLDPFFADDAIVFIEWPEQAMDAFPPERVKHRVRLAHAGGDQRRIEVES